Below is a genomic region from Bacteroidota bacterium.
GTTAAAGAAGGTTACTTTGGTGGTTACCCAAAAGCGCCCGCTCATTTCCGGTGCAGAAATTACGGCTTGATCTTTGGGCCTTGATGAGACTGTGAGTATCTCAAAGCCACTTACTTGATGGAATACACTATTCCACAGGAAGGTCATAAGGTTGGCCGCTTCCATATTGGCTGCGTTCTCGTTGGGCGCTTGCGCCATTCTTTCACGTATCAGACTTTTGTTACTTTCGATAATACTGTCGTATATTTTAAAAGGATCCCGCGAGAAAACAGCTGTTTGAACAACCAGAGGGATAGTATCCGGAAAATTCAGTTTAAGAGCGATACGTGTGACTTGAGATTGGCCTTGAGGTGCCATTTGTTCCTGGAAATTTTGGGCGCTCAGATGAAAAAAACTTCCGAACAATACTAAAAAGATGATAAATTTCTTCATTTCGCTTTTATTAAGTTTTGGCAGCGCAAATTTAATTATTAATGGAATAGACCCCAAATAAAATTATTAAGTATTTGTTAATCCAGCTTAAAAATACTTCAGGAAAATCGATTGGGATTCAGATCTTCAAATTTTTTCTTTCCAAAAAGGAAATAATCGAAAGCAATATTACCGCGGTAAATATGTCTGGTTTTTTTATGTTGCAATAGTTTTCGTTTTTTGATGGTTCGAGGTAATGTGCGGTAAAAACTAAAATAAGCCCTGATCACAGCAAAATAATCCTTTATGTGACCTTCCATAAGAAATTTCATTGATGCGATAAAATCAAGGAAAAGTCTGGCAATAAATACTTTTAAAATTCGGTGCGATGGAAGGTTTTTGTACAAAAGAGCCATATTGTTTCTGAAGTTCAGGTAGGTTTTCCGGGCTGAACTTTTTGGTAGGGTGCCCCCTCCAACATGGTAAATCACCGATTCCGGACATACCATTACTTTATATCCCTGATTTTTCAATCTCCAGCAAAAATCAATCTCTTCCATGTGGGCAAAAAAGTCTGCATCAAAACCTCCCAACATCCTGTAGCAATCAGCCCTGACGAATAAACAGGCCCCTGTGGCCCAAAACACTTCAACTGCATTATCGTATTGGCCAATGTCTTTTTCCAGGGTCATAAATATCCGCCCCCTGCAAAATGGATATCCATATTTATCAATAAAACCACCTGAAGCACCGGCATATTCGAACATTCCGCGTTCGCTGAATGAGAGTATTTTTGGTTGGCAAGCGGCAAGGGACGAATCCTTGTCCATAAGGTCAATAACAGGTTGTATCCAGTTTGGTGATACCTCAATATCGGAATTCAGCAGGATGAAATAGGTTGCATCCACCTGGGTGAGGGCCTGGTTGTATCCACCGGCAAATCCCAGGTTGGTTTCATTGCGGATGATCCTGATGTCCGGATAGTATTTTTCAAGGAATTCAAGGCTATCGTCGCTGGATGCATTATCAGCGACGACAATTTCAGCATCGGGATGATTGTACGTAACTACGGATGGTAAGAATTTTTCCAGGAAATACTTACCATTCCAGTTCAATATTACGATCGCGACTTTACTCAAAAC
It encodes:
- a CDS encoding glycosyltransferase family 2 protein, with translation MSKVAIVILNWNGKYFLEKFLPSVVTYNHPDAEIVVADNASSDDSLEFLEKYYPDIRIIRNETNLGFAGGYNQALTQVDATYFILLNSDIEVSPNWIQPVIDLMDKDSSLAACQPKILSFSERGMFEYAGASGGFIDKYGYPFCRGRIFMTLEKDIGQYDNAVEVFWATGACLFVRADCYRMLGGFDADFFAHMEEIDFCWRLKNQGYKVMVCPESVIYHVGGGTLPKSSARKTYLNFRNNMALLYKNLPSHRILKVFIARLFLDFIASMKFLMEGHIKDYFAVIRAYFSFYRTLPRTIKKRKLLQHKKTRHIYRGNIAFDYFLFGKKKFEDLNPNRFS